The DNA window TTAAATTAAATTGAGGCAAGGTAGGAGAAACAATAGTCATATTTCCTGTAAAGGTAGTCATCTGATACTCTTTATCAACCAAGTTACAAACAAAAATTGTGGGTTGCTTCGGATTACCAATGAATTTTCTCGCCCCTAGTGCTGCATAATCAATAATCCAATATTCCTCAATCCCCATTTCCTCATAATCCCGAAATTTATCGTAATAATCATCACGCCAATTAGTAGAAACTACCTCAACAATTAATTTGACAGAATCAGGATTTTGAATAATTGATTCGCTTTCCCATCGGGGTTCATTCCCAAGAATTTGTTTGTTTAAAACTATGATATCTGGCTCATAACCTGATTTTTCTCGTTTAGGTTTGATAATCGATTCTCTGGGAATAATCCAAACTCCACCAAAGCCTATCTGTCTAATAATTATCAATAGTTGCTCGATTAGGGAACCTGTGAGATTTGAATGTTTTCCCTTTGGCTTTGGCATTTCGATAATGACTCCATCATGCAGTTCGTACCGAACTTCTGAATTTTCAGGATACCATTTGATAAATTCATCGAAACTGTATAATTTGGATTCGATTTGTGCTTGAGTCATATTATCGAACTTATACTTTAAGTGCTTGATGAACAGATAAAATTACTCTAATTACAATTTATTTTAATATTTTTGGATTTTACTGCTTAATCAGTATCTAGCATCCATAAATTCACACTTATTTATAACTATTACCATACTGGTGAAGTACAGCAATATAAATTTAACCGCCGATTCAAGAGGATGAACGCAGATAAATTTTTACTTCAGCAGAGGAGAATCTGATCGTGGAATATCATTCTGGCAAAATTTTACAAAACTAAATATTGAACTAGCTTATGGAGATGAGAAGAAAATCAAAAGGACTAATGTAGTTCATTTGACAAAATATGTTTCACACTAGGTAAATAGCAAACAAAATTTTGCAAAAAGGGGCATATACATGAGCTTTACAGA is part of the Aulosira sp. FACHB-615 genome and encodes:
- a CDS encoding Uma2 family endonuclease; translation: MTQAQIESKLYSFDEFIKWYPENSEVRYELHDGVIIEMPKPKGKHSNLTGSLIEQLLIIIRQIGFGGVWIIPRESIIKPKREKSGYEPDIIVLNKQILGNEPRWESESIIQNPDSVKLIVEVVSTNWRDDYYDKFRDYEEMGIEEYWIIDYAALGARKFIGNPKQPTIFVCNLVDKEYQMTTFTGNMTIVSPTLPQFNLTAQQIFDLAS